The genomic segment CCGCGAAGACCGAACGGCCGTAGGTGTTGTTGCGGCTGTCGAACAGCGGGACCACGCCGCCGAGCGTGCGGTCGAGGCTGCGCTGCACGGGCACCAACGCGGGCACGAGCACGAACACGCCCCACAGCCCGTAGACCACCGAGGGCACGGCGGCCAACAGGTCGAGCAACCAACCGACCACCTGCCCCAACCGCCGGGGGGCCAGTTCGGTGAGGAACAGCGCGCACGACAGCGCCACCGGCACGGCCATCACCAGCGCCAGCACGGAGGACAGCACCGTGCCGAATGCCAGGGCGGCGATGCCGAAACGCGGTGGATCGGTGTCGGGGAACCACTCGCGCTCGGTGAGGAACCCGAAGCCGGCCCGCTGGAAGGCGGGCACGGCGCGCGCCAACAGGAACAGTGCGATGGCGGCGATCAACACGAGGACGAACAGCGCTGCTCCGGTCATGGTTCGCCGGAAGCGCGCGTCGCCGTTTCGGGACCGGGGGGCGCGGGTGGTGGTAGCCGTCATAAGGGAGGGGCGGGCCCCTCGCCGGCGAACGGTAGCGGGGTGCTCACGTGGTGATCGACTCGGCCGCAGCCCGGGCCTTGCGGGCCAAGCTGTCGGGCAGCGGGGCGTAGAAGAGCCGGCCCGCCGTCTCCTGGCCGTCGTCGAGGGCGTAGCGCAGGAACGACTTGATCAACTCGCCCTTGGCCGCGTTCGCCTGCTTCTGGAACACGATGACCCAGGTAGGCGTGGAGATGGGATAGGCGTTCGGCGCCGTCGTGGTGAAGTCGACCTTGATCTTGAGGTCGTCGGGCGTGGACGCCCCGTCGAGCGCCTCCGACACGGTCTCCTCGGTCGGGGCCACGAAGTTGCCGGCGGCGTTCTTGATCTTGGCGATGCCGAGCCCGCTGCCCTCGGCGAAGGAGACCTCGGCATAGCCGATGGCGCCCTTGGCCTGCTTGACCGCGCCGGTCACGCCGTCGGAGCCCTTGGCCCCCTGCCCGGTCGGCCACGGTATGTCCTTGCCCGAGCCTGCCTTCCACACCTCCGGTGCCGCCGCCTTGAGGTACGACGTGAAGGCGTCGGTGGTGCCCGAGCCGTCGGAGCGGTGCACGACTTGGATGCCGATGGCGGGAAGCGACGCCCCGGGGTTGTCGGCCTTGAGGGCGGCGTCGTCCCAGCGGGTGATCGTGCCCTGGAAGATGCCGGCCAACGTCGCCGGCGACAGCCGCAGGTCGACGCCGTCGAGGTTGTACTCCACGGCGATGCCGCCCGCCGACCACGGGATGTGCAAGACAGGCCCGCCCTTGGCCACGGCGGCCGACTGCTCGTCGGCCTTCATCACCGCGTCGGTGGCGCCGAAGTCGACGGTCCCGGCGAGAAACTGCTGGATGCCGGCGCCGGAGCCGACGCCCTGGTAGTTGACGGTGGCGCCGGGGCACCCCGCCGCGTAGTCCTTGATCCACTGCTGCACGATGTTCTGCACGAAGGTGCTGCCCGCCCCGGCGATGGAACCCGGGGCGCAGTCCTGGCGAGCGCCGGTTGCGCCGGTTGTGTTGTTGTCGGTGCCACATGCGCCGGCAACCAGCGCCAAGGCGAGTACTGCGGTTCGGAGCCTCATGCCTCGCACGGTAGGGAGGCGAGGTGGCGAGGTGGCTGCCGTCAGGTGAACCGAAGGTGAACAGTCACGCAACAGTGCGAAGTTCGTCGAGCAGACTGCGCACCCGCCGGTCGATCTCGTCGCGGATGGCCCGCACTGCTTCCGCGGGCCGGCCCGCGGGGTCGTCGAGCTGCCAGTCGAGGTAGCGCTTGCCGGGATAGAAGGGGCAGGCGTCGCCGCACCCCATGGTGATGACCACGTCGGCCGCCCGCACGGCGTCGTCGGTCAGGGGCTTGGGGAACTCCTTCGACAGGTCGAGCCCCACCTCGGCCATGACCTCGACCACGGCGGGGTTGACGGTGTCGGCCGGCGCGCTGCCCGCCGAGCGCACCACGACGCTGCCTCCGGCGTGGTGGTCGAGCAGGGCCGCGGCCATCTGCGACCGGCCCGCGTTGTGCACGCACACGAACAGCACCTCGGGGCGTTCGCTCATCGTTCCTCCACGTCGTCCGGGGCTTGGGCAAGGGCAGCGGTGTCGCCTGGGTACAGGGCTCGCACCGCCGCCAAGGCGACCACCACGCCCGCCGCCTGTGCGAGGACGAACCCGGGCACCGAAGAGGGGGCGATGCCTGCGAACGTATCGGTGAACATGCGGCCCACGGTGACAGCCGGGTTGGCGAAGCTGGTCGAGGCGGTGAAGAAGTAGGCCGAGCCGATGTAGGCACCCACTGCGAACGGGGCCACCGACAGGCGGCCCGTGCGGGCCAGCCCCACGACGAGCACGAGGAGGCCGAAGGTGGCGACACCCTCGGCCAGCCAGAGACCGCCGCCGGTGCGAGCCTTCTCCGACAAGGCGACTGCAGGCTCGGAGAACATGAGGTTGCCGACGACGCAGCCGACGATGCAGCCGCTCACCTGGGCGACCACGTAGCCCGCCAGCGCGCGGGTCGTCAGCCCGCCCAGCAGCCAGTCGGCCACGCTGACCGCCGGGTTGAGGTGGGCGCCCGACACCGGCCCAAAGGCGAGCAGGATGGCGACGAGGCCCGCCGCGGTGGCGATCGCGTTCTCCAGCAGTTGCAGGCCGACGTCGGTGGGCGACAGGCGCGCCGCAGCGATGCCGGAGCCGACCACCACGGCGACGAGCATGGCCGCGCCGAGGAACTCGGCCAGCATGCGGCGGGGCAGGTCGTCGGTCAGCGGACAGCCTTGGCGATCAAGGCGACGACCGGGCCGTGCACGGCGTCGTCGGTCAACGGTGCGAGGTCGCGAGTGAGCGCGGCGTCGCGTCCGTCGAACGATCGGTCGTCGACAGCGAGCGGTGCGGCGGGCGACTCGACATAGGTGATGTTGGCCGGCGACTTGCTGCGCGCCATGTCGAGCATGGCCGGGCTGAAATCGCACGCCGTCACCGAGGCGCCCCGATTGGCGGCGACCCGGGCCACCGTGCCAGGGCCGGTGGCCACGTCGAGCACGGCGTCGCCGGCACGCACATCGACGGCGTCGAGCAGCACGTGCGCCCACGGGTCGAACAGCCGCGGCACCATGACGTCCTCGTACATCTGCACGGCCGAGGCAGGCGACGCGGCGAACCGCTTACCCCACGCTCCTGAGACATCTTTCACTGCGCCTCCCCGGCTGCTGCTGCCTACGATCGCCGCCATGACTGTACGCGTCGACTATCACGCGTTCGCCGACGGCATCAACGCCATGTTCGCCCTGGAGAAGGCCGTGCGACGTTCCGGCCTGGAGCGGTCGCTGCTCGAACTGGTGAAGGTGCGGGCGTCGCAGGTCAACGGCTGCGCCTACTGCATCGACATGCACACCAAGGACGCTCGGGCCGCCGGTGAGACCGAACAACGCCTCTACGCGCTGAGCGCGTGGCGGGAGACGCCGTTCTTCACCGAACGGGAACGGGCCGCCTTGGCGTTCACCGAATCGGTCACGTTGGTGGCCGACACCCACGTGCCCGACGAGGTGGTGGAGGAGGCCAAGCGCCACTTCGACGACGACGAGCTGGGCAAGCTGCTCTACGCCGTGGTGGTCATCAATGCCTGGAACCGCCTCGGCGTCACTGCCGCCGAGCCCGTCGGCGACTACCAGCCCCGTGCGTGACCGCCTGCGTGCGCTGCACATGCCCGGCGAGCCGCTGGTGCTCGCCAACGCGTGGGACGTGGCGAGCGCCAAGCTGACCGAGGGGCTGGGGTTCCCGGCGGTGGCCACGTCGAGCGCCGCTGTCGCCCTGTCGCTGGGGTACGAGGACGGGCAGGCCATGCCGGCGCAGGTGGCGTTCGACGCCGTGGCCCGCATCGCGGCGGGCGTGTCGGTGCCGGTGACGGCCGACATGGAAGCGGGCTACGGGCTGCCGCCCGACGAGTTCGCCGAGCGCCTGTTGGCCACCGGCGCGGTGGGATGCAACTACGAGGACACCGACCACGGGGCGGGTGGCCTGGTCGACGCCGAGGTGCAGGCCGCGCGCATCGCCGCCGTCGCCCGGCACGGCGTGATCGTCAACGCCCGCATCGACGTGATGGAGCCGGTTCTCGACGAGTTGCTGCGGCGGGGCCGGCTCTACCTCGACGCCGGTGCCACGTGCGTGTACCCGATCTTCCAGGCCGAAGAGTCGGTGATCGCTGCTCTCGTCGACGGCTTGGGTGCTCCCGTGAACGTGTACCTGCGCAGCGCGGCACCGCCGATCCCCCGGTTGCGAGAGTTGGGCGTAGCGCGTATCAGCGTGGGCTCCCGCATGTTCAAGGCCTCGCTCGAAGGCGCCCGGGCCTACGCCGAGTCGCTGCAACTCGGGGTGTAAAAACCCTTTGTTTCTAAGGGTTTTTGCTTGATTGATGAGTCGAACATGTGTACGATCGGAGGGTGGTTGGAGAACTGCGGAACGTCGTCGAAAAGCTGGCAGTTCCGCTCGACGGCGACGCCTTGGCCGAGGTGCTGAAGCTGGTCGACCTGCTCAACGCCAAGGTGTCGAGGGCGATCGGCGTTCGACGCCGAGGCACTGTGGGAGCTCGACGGAGCGACGTCGATGACGGCCTGGCTCCGACACCACGCCGGCATGACGTCGAGCACTGCCAAGTCAACGGCCTCGACCGCTCGTCGTCTCCGAGAGCTACCAATGACCGCGGAGTACTGGTTGTCGGGGACCCTGTCGGGCGGCCAGGTGCTAGCGATCGTGCGCAATGCGACGCCGGAGTTCAGCGAACACGAGGCAACCGTCATCCCGGCGCTGATGGATCTGTCGGTAGTCGACACCGCTCTGGCGATGCAGCAGTGGAAGTCGATGCTCGACATCGAGCCCACGTTCGAAAAGGGCGTGCACCTGTCCCAGACCTTGGACGCCAATGGGAACTCACGGGCTCGCTCGACCCGCTGGGCGGCGAGACCGTGGCGACGGCGTTGCGCTTGGCCATGGTCGACGACCCCGACGTGTTGCCGTCGCAGCGCCGAGCCGACGCGCTGGTCGACGTGTGCAGGTTCTTTCTCGACCACCAGAGCGGTCGCCGCGGCGGAAGGCACCGCCCGCACCTCAACGTGGTGGTCGACTACGACGCCCTGCTGGCCGGCAAGGGCGGCAGCTTCGTCGGTGGCGGGCTGCTCGACGGTGCGTCGGTGCAGGCGCTGGCGTGCGATGCGGCGATCCACCGGGTGGTCAGCGACGGCCGCAGCACGATCCTCGACTACGGCACGTCGACGCGCACGATCCCGGCCCCGTTGTGGTCAGCGCTCGTGCTGCGCGACCGGCACTGCCGGTTCGAAGGCTGCGACCGTCCGTCGCAGTGGTGCGAAGCGCATCACGTGATGCCGTGGCACGACGGCGGCACCACCAGCTTGGACAACCTGGTCCTCAAGTGCAGCCGACACCACCATTTGGGCCACCAACCGGGCTGGTCCGAGAAGCTGAAGCCCGACGGCACCCTGGTGATCACCGACCCACGAGGCCGCACCCGCACCACCCGACCACCGGGCACGTTGGTCTGAGCTGCACGCCAGCCGGCCGTGCTTGCATCACCGGGCTACTGAGTTGCCACTTGTGCACGCAGCGGCGCGCACAAGTGGCAACTGATGTACGCACGCACCCGGCGTCGCATGCACGAAGTGCCATGCGCTCCCGCACCACCACCAGGGCTGCTGAGTTGCCAGGTTGGGATGTAGCGGCGCCACAAGGGGCGACTCAGGCGGGAGCGTCGTTGCGGTCGCCCGCGGAGACGCCGAGGCCCACGACGGCGGCGCCGACGGCGAGCAGGCAGAGGGCGGTGCCGGTGGCGGAGTCTTCGAGGAGCGAGGCGACGGTGGCGGTGAGCGACAACGCCGCCGTGCCCGCCCCCAGCCACGCCACCAGCCGTCGTGTGGCGAACAGCCCGAGGGCGACGACCACCAAGCTGAACACCAGCGCCAAGGACGACGCCGTTGTGGCGCCCAGTCGAGGCCCGGCCGACAGCGAGCCCACGGCGGCGGCGGTGATCCCCACCACGAGGAACGCCGACGCCAGTCGCCGCAGGCGGGCGCCGTCGAGCACGAAGGCGGCCCCCAGGTAGAGGAGCGCAAACAGCATCGACACCACGGCGGGAGCGAGCGGCGGCTCCGGCGCGTCGAACTCGAAGTCCTGCGCCGCGATCAGGCGGGCGTCGCCCAGCGACTGCTCGACACCCGTCGTGGTGGTCGTCGACGGGAAACGCGGCCGCCCGGGCGGGGGCCGCGGGATCGTCATGGGCGGGTTGAGGCGCGGGTCGGGACCGAGGCGGGGCGGCGGGATTGTCTCGAACCCCGGCCAATCGTCGTCGGGCAGCAGGGGCACCGGGCGGTCCGGGATCTCCTGGGCCGGGATCTCACGGCCCGGGACCGGGCTGAAAGGGAAACCCACATCGTCCGGGATCGTCTGCGACAGCACGCCGACCCACAACGCGAACAACGCCAACCCGAGGAACACGCCGTGCCCGCGCGCAGGCCCGACGGCGAACAACACCGACCACAGGAGCAAGGCCAGCAGGGCGGCGACGAGGACGTCCCCGTCGGACTCGACCGCGGCGGGGTCGTTGGCCAGGAGGAAGGACAGGGGCAGCACCGCGCCCGCGGCCAGCACCACGCCCGCCACACCGAGGGCACGCGCCCGCTGCAGCACAGAAAGGGTGCAGCCGGCCAACAGCGTCAGAAGGGCCAGGGCCAACCCGGCGGCCCGAGCGTGGTCTTCGGGCACTTCGCCGTGGAGCAACGAGACCCCGAACAGCGCCACCAAGCCGCCGAGGGCGCCCAGCATGGCGTCGACGGTGGGTGGCCTGCGTTCGTCCGACAACCAGTGCGGCAGTGCGTCGTCCGGCATGCGCCGGACGTTACCGTCAGGCCACTCGCCGCCTGCGGGACCGGAGGGCGAGCACGGCAACGACGGCTGTGAGCAAGGCCGGCACCAGCAACGCACCCCACGGCGGCGAGGACGAGGCCACTTCCGAGTCCACTGCCGCCTCGGGCACCGAGTCCGTCAGCACGACCGCCGTGGTGGTCGTCGTCGTCGCAACGGTCGTCGTCGTCGTGGTGGTGGCCGGCTGCTTGGGGCGAGGCAGTCCGGCGGCCAGGTGTGACGGGCGGTTGCGGCCCGAAGCATCCGCGGCGAGGTCGAAGCGCAGGGTCTCGGCCTGCGTGCGCACCGCGACCTTGGTCAGCCACATCTTCTGCGGCACCCACTCCATGCCCTTGTCGGAGCGCAGGTCGGCCAACAACGCGCTGGTGGCCTCGGCGTCGTGTACCACGTCGACCCCCTTTCGACCGAGCGGCAGCAGCGCCGGCCGCATCGGCGTCAGCAGGTAGACGTCGGCGTCGACCGGTTCGTCGGTGCCACGGCCCAACCCGAGGATGCGCAGGGGCACCCACGGGTTGCGGGTGGGAATGGTGAGGTGGATGGGCGTGCCGTCGCCCACTTGCTGGCCCCGCTCCTCGGCCGCCTTGGCGTCGAAGCGGGCGGCCATGAACACAGGACTGCGGAAGGCGTAGAACTCCAGCACCTCGGGGGCGTCGGGGGTGAGTTGGAACCCGTTGTCCTTGGCCCACGTCCCGACCTCACGGGCGCCACCCTTGAGGATGGTGATGTCGAGGGCGTCGATGCGCGTCTCGTAGACGACCATGGCGGACCCGGCGTTTCCCGCAGCCGTGCCCGCCACGAACGAGTCGGCCGGCGGCTGCGTCTCCCGGTCGAGGCGCTGCAACGTCCAGTCGCCGCCCCGTTCCACTTTGGTGGGCACCGCGGGCAGCGGCACGATCGACCCGAACTCGGCGCCGCCGCCTGCGAACTGGAACGAGGTGACGTAGTGCTCGACCCCGTCGGCATACGCGGCAAGCGTGGCCGTGCGCAGTAGCCGAACGGTCCCGTTGGGGGCGACGAGGCCGCCGCAGGCGGAGGCGGCGGCGGACGGCCAACCGAGGAACACGGCGAGGGCGACGGCGGCGATGCGCATGCCGGTTGGGGCGCAGAAGACATCGCTTCAACCGCCGGTTGATTCTGGGGGAACTCCGGCCCAAAGTGTCATGGTGGGGGTTGAAGCGGTGCGCGCGGGCGGCGATGTCGATCTCTTGGCGCGGGCGGCAGCCGGCGACCGCGACTCGGTGCGGGAGGTGCTCGACGTCGCCGGGCCGATCGTCTACGGGTTCGTGTTCGCCCGCGTGGGCGGTGATGCCTCGGTGGCCGAGGACATCGTGCAGGAGACGTTCGTGGAGGCGGTCCGTTCGGCTTCCACCTTCCGGGGCGACGCCGCGCTCACCACGTGGCTGTGCGCCATCGCCCGGCATCGCATCGCCCGCCACTACGCCCGCGAGCGCAAGCAGGAAGTGGCCCGCAGCGCGCTCACACTCATCGACGACGAGGGCCAAGCCGCGGCGATCGACGAACGCGACGCGCTGGTGCGGGCCCTGGGCGCGCTCTCCGCCCTGCACCGCCAAGTGCTCGTGCTCAAGTACCTCGACGGCAAGAGCGTGAGCGACATCGCCGACGAGCTCGGGCGCACGCGCGTGCAGGTGCAGTCGCTGCTGCAACGCGCCCGCGACGGATTGCGTCGACAGCTCGAGGGCTCTGCGTGAGCGACGAACTGTCGCCGTTGTTCGGCGGCCTCGGCGAGGCCCGCCCGCTCCCCGCCCACTTGGGAGAGCGGCTGGAGCGGGTGCTGGCAGCCGAGGCGGAAGCGGGCGTGGGCGCGCTGGCGACCGTCGACGCCCCTCGCCCGCTTCCCCCCCATGTGGTCGACCGCATCGAGGCGGCCATGATCGTCGCCGCCGAGATCGGGCTGCCCGACCACCTACGCCGCCGGGTGGAGCGCACGCTCGTACGCCGACAGCCGCGCCGCTACATTCGGCCCGCCCTCACAGCGGCGTCGATCATGGCCTTGGCCGCGGCGACGGCGCTGTTCCTGTCGGAGCCCACGTCCACACCCACCCAAGCCGTCTACGCGTCCGACTCCTACCTGTCGTCCGAGCCGGTGCTGGTGGACGACAACGCCGAGACGCCGCGGCGCGGGCTCGGCTCGCCCCGGTTCCTGTCTGCTGCATCGGCACCGACGGCGGCCGGTGGCAGCGCCCAGCCGGTGTCTGGGTTCACGCTGGCCCACCCGCCGCCGCCCTTCTACCTCTCGCCCTACGCCGCGCTGTCCCCGCCGTCGCTCGGGGGCAACGGCGGCGGATTCCCCTCGCCGCTGCCGCCCCCGCCGCGCGCGCCGGTCCGAATCGGCATCATCGGCGGCGACCCCGTACAGGAAGCGGGCTTTCGGGCCTACGTCTCCTTGGTCAATCGCTCCGGCGGCGCAGGCGGGCGACGCCTCGACCTCGTGCCCTTCCGCAGCGAGGGCACGGTGGCCACCGTCAACCTGGGTTCGACCTCGGTGGCGGACGCCTCGGGAGCGCCGGTCGGCATGCGGGCGCCGCTGCTCGAATCACTCGACGTGGCCGAGCCTGCCTTGCGCGGCGACGTCTTCTCGTTAACGGGAGTGGCGGAGCGCCAGGCCCGGTTGGCAGTCGACGCGTCCGGCGTGGGCGCCAACGAGACGGCGGTCGTCTACACCGCAATGGTGGGCAGCTTCGCCGGGCGCGTGCCTGACGCCTTCGAGTCGGCGCTGCGAGCTCGAGGCGCGCAGGTCGTGCGGGTGCAGTGGGACCCGCACAACCCGGCCCCGTTGGTGCCCGCCGCTGCCGCCTTCGTCAGCATCCCCGCGGCGGACGCCCGCTCGTGGCTGCACGCGGCCAAGGCGGCGGGGTACGACCCGCGGCGTGGCATCTGGGGCATCTGGTCGCTGGCCGACGACTCGCTCGTGGACGCCATGCCGAGCGACCTGCAGCTCTTGGCCCCCTATGCCTTTGCACGGGGGGACGAGCTGGCCGCGCTGGTGGACGCCACCGATCAGCCGCCGAGCGCACGGCTGGTGCACGGGTGGGTCACGGCCAAGTGGCTCGCCGTGGCCATCTGGTGGGCGGGCGACGACCCCGGGCAACTGGGGTCGTACCTGCGCAACGGTCGCTTCGAAAGCGGCTTCGCCCCCGCGCAGTCCACGCGGGCGGACAGCAACGCCCGCACGCCCGATGCCGTCGTGCTCGTGCCCGAACACGGGCGCTTGGAGCCCAAGGGGCCGTTCCGCACCGACAAGGCGCAGTAGCCCGCCGTTCTGGTCCGGGGTCAGCGTTGGTGGCTCGGGCACCACCAACTGGTGCGGCCGCCGACTGTGGAACGCAGCAACGGGGTCCCGTCCTTGGGACAGGTGCCGCCGGGGCGCCGGGCCGCCATGAGGTCGCCCTGGTGCGAACCGCCGCGGGCGAGCAGGTCGTCGAGAGCGCCGCGCAAGTGCTTGTGCAAGCGGCGTACGTCGGCGGTCGACAGCGACGCCGCGTGCCGCTGCGGCGCCACCCCCGCTCGCCACAGCGCCTCGTCGGCGATGAGGTTGCCGACCCCGGCCAAGCGGGCCTGGTCCATGAGGCGCGCCTTGACGGGCGCCTCGCTCCCTCGCAACGCGGCCGCCAGGCCGGCCACGGTGATGTCGAGCGCGTCGGGGCCGAGGGCCGACTCGTCGGGGTCGAGCAGCACGCCGCCCAGCCGCCTCGGGTCGCGCACCCGCAGGTCGCCCCCGTCGTCGAAGCGCACGGCGAAGCGGTCCCACGCCTCTAACTCGCGGTCGCTGGTGTACAGCAGCTTGTCGACGCCCGCAGCGCCGTCCACCAGCAAGCGCCCGGTCATGCCGAAGCGCAGCCCCAGCGTCGGCCCGCCGTCGGTGTCGAGGAGGAGGAGCTTGCCGATGCGGCGGGCCGCAGTGAAGCGCCGGCCGGCCAAGGCGCCCACCACGTCGGCCGCGGTGATGCCCCCTTTCAGGAACCAGGAGTCGGGTGCTGTGACCTCCGCCACTCGGCGCCCGACGACGGCCTCAGCGAGGCGACGGTAGGCCTCGACCTCGGGAAGTTCGGGCACGGCCACAAACTAGAGTTCCGCCCCTATGGCCATGGCTCCGCCGAAGAAGGAACGCTGGACGGCGCACTGGGCGCACCTCTTCGACGAGGTGGTCACCTCCGGGTTGTGCACCGGTTGCGCAGGCTGCGTGGTGGCGTGCCCGCACGACGTGCTCGGCTACGACGACACAAACGGGGTCTACAAGCCGTTCCACCTGGAAACCGACAAGGGCCCGGCCGACTGTGGCCACGGCGACCGGGGCTGCACCTCGTGCACCCGGGCATGCCCCCGGTTCCGGGCCTGGGAGCCCGAGATCGACACCATGCTCTTCGGCCGGTCGCGCCTGCCGGGCGAGATGGAGGGCGTGACAAAGGACATCATCCTGGCCCGCGCCACCGACCCCACCTTCCACGAGAAGGGCCAGGACGGCGGGCTGGTGTCGGCCATCCTCATGTGGGCCATGGACCACGGCTACATCGACGCCGCCCTGGTGTCGTACCTGGAGGGCGACGGCTCCACGTGGAAGGCGGTGCCCGGCGTGGCCCGCACCCGCGACGACATCCTGGCCTCGGCGGGCAGCCGGTACACGTACTCGGCCAACACCATGGCCTACGCCGAGGCCATCGAAGGCGGGGCCGAGAAGCTGGCGCTGGTGGGCATGAGCTGCATGTCGTCGTCGCCGCCCGCCATGACCGTGCGCAAGGCGGGCAAAGTGGCCCGCCGCTTCGCCCTCAACATCGGCTTGCTGTGCTCCAAGACGTTCGACGACGCCATCTTCGAAGAGCTCTTCGAGGCCAAGTACGGCCTCAAGAAGCAGGACATGGTGAAGATGAACATCAAGGGCGTGTTCCAGATCTGGATGCGCGACGGCAGCTACCACGAGGTACCGCTGAAGGAGTGCCACGCCTGGACCCGCGAGGGGTGCAAGCACTGCCCCGACTTCGCCGCCGAGCACGCCGACATCTCCACCGGCGGCATCGGCGCCTTCAACGACTGGACGCTGACGATCGTGCGCACCGACCTGGGCCGCGAGATCCTCATCAAGATGCTCGAGGACGGCACCATCGAAGGCCGCCCGGGCGACGACGACCCCGGCGCCATCGAGCTGTTGCGCAAGCTGTCGACGGTGAGCCGGCGACGGTGGCCGGAATGGCACCCGGTGCAGGACCCGCGCCTCGGCGTGCCGCCGCCCAAGCCAAAGGTGAAAGCACCCGAGCCGGCCTAGGCTGACGGCCATGTCAGAAGCCGTGATCGTCGCCACCGCTCGCACGCCTATCGGCCGAGCCTTCAAAGGGTCTCTGAAGGACGTCAGGGCCGACGACTTGAGCGGGTTCATCATCAAGTCGTTGCTGGAAAAGGTGCCGGCCGTCGACCCGGGCACAGTGCAGGACGTCATCTGGGGCGCCGCCAACCACGCAGGCGAGCAGTCGATGAACGTGGCCCGCAACGCGGGCGCACTGGCCGGGCTGCCCGACACCGTGCCGGGCACGACGGTCAACCGTTTCTGTGCTTCGTCGCTCCAGTCGATCCGCATGGCCTTCCACGCCATCAAGGCGGGCGAGGGCGACTGCTTCGTGGCGGGTGGGGTCGAGAGCGTCAGCCGCACCGGCGGCAAGGGCTTCGACAAGGAAGACGCCAACCCCCGCTTCCTCGACAAGGACCGGCCCGACTACGTCAACCAGATGTACATCCCCATGGGCTTCACCGCCGAGAACGTGGCCGAGAAGTACGACGTGTCGCGGGAGCGCATGGACGAGTACGCCGTGCTGTCGCAGAACCGCGCCGTCGAGGCCCAGAAGAACGGGTTCTTCGAGCGGGAGATCACGCCGGTGCCCTTGCCCGACGGCACGGTGGCCACGCAGGACGACGGGCCGCGGCCGGGCACCACGATCGAGAAGCTGTCGCAGTTGCAGCCCGCCTTCAAGCCCGACGGGAGGGTGACCGCCGGCAACGCCTGCCCGCTCAACGACGGCGCCGCCGCCGTGTTGGTGATGTCGGCCGAGAAGGCGCAGGCGTTGGGCCTGACGCCGTTGGCCCGCATCGTCGGCTCGGCCGTGTCGGGGCTGGCTCCCGAGATCATGGGCGTGGGGCCGATCGAGGCCGTCCGCAGGCTGCTGGCCGCCACCGGCATGTCGATCAACGACATCGACGTGGTGGAGCTCAACGAGGCCTTCGCCGCCCAGGTGCTGCCGGTGTGCGACGAACTGGGCGTCGACATCGAGGGCCAGCTCAACCCGCATGGCGGCGCCATTGCGCTGGGTCACCCCTTCGGCCAGACCGGCGCCCGCATCATGACCACCCTGATCAACGACCTGCAGACGCTCGACGGCACCTT from the Acidimicrobiales bacterium genome contains:
- the pstC gene encoding phosphate ABC transporter permease subunit PstC, which translates into the protein MTGAALFVLVLIAAIALFLLARAVPAFQRAGFGFLTEREWFPDTDPPRFGIAALAFGTVLSSVLALVMAVPVALSCALFLTELAPRRLGQVVGWLLDLLAAVPSVVYGLWGVFVLVPALVPVQRSLDRTLGGVVPLFDSRNNTYGRSVFAASVVLAIMVLPIVAALAREIFRQVPRSHREAAFALGATRWEVIRLAVLPYGRSGIVGAVMLGFGRALGETIAVALVLAASFDMNLHIFEPGGNTIAANIATKFGESGVGGREALIASGLVLFAITLVVNVAARGIVHRSAVAAEGRP
- the pstS gene encoding phosphate ABC transporter substrate-binding protein PstS, encoding MRLRTAVLALALVAGACGTDNNTTGATGARQDCAPGSIAGAGSTFVQNIVQQWIKDYAAGCPGATVNYQGVGSGAGIQQFLAGTVDFGATDAVMKADEQSAAVAKGGPVLHIPWSAGGIAVEYNLDGVDLRLSPATLAGIFQGTITRWDDAALKADNPGASLPAIGIQVVHRSDGSGTTDAFTSYLKAAAPEVWKAGSGKDIPWPTGQGAKGSDGVTGAVKQAKGAIGYAEVSFAEGSGLGIAKIKNAAGNFVAPTEETVSEALDGASTPDDLKIKVDFTTTAPNAYPISTPTWVIVFQKQANAAKGELIKSFLRYALDDGQETAGRLFYAPLPDSLARKARAAAESITT
- a CDS encoding arsenate reductase ArsC, yielding MSERPEVLFVCVHNAGRSQMAAALLDHHAGGSVVVRSAGSAPADTVNPAVVEVMAEVGLDLSKEFPKPLTDDAVRAADVVITMGCGDACPFYPGKRYLDWQLDDPAGRPAEAVRAIRDEIDRRVRSLLDELRTVA
- a CDS encoding MIP/aquaporin family protein, with amino-acid sequence MLAEFLGAAMLVAVVVGSGIAAARLSPTDVGLQLLENAIATAAGLVAILLAFGPVSGAHLNPAVSVADWLLGGLTTRALAGYVVAQVSGCIVGCVVGNLMFSEPAVALSEKARTGGGLWLAEGVATFGLLVLVVGLARTGRLSVAPFAVGAYIGSAYFFTASTSFANPAVTVGRMFTDTFAGIAPSSVPGFVLAQAAGVVVALAAVRALYPGDTAALAQAPDDVEER
- a CDS encoding methyltransferase domain-containing protein: MAAIVGSSSRGGAVKDVSGAWGKRFAASPASAVQMYEDVMVPRLFDPWAHVLLDAVDVRAGDAVLDVATGPGTVARVAANRGASVTACDFSPAMLDMARSKSPANITYVESPAAPLAVDDRSFDGRDAALTRDLAPLTDDAVHGPVVALIAKAVR
- a CDS encoding carboxymuconolactone decarboxylase family protein: MTVRVDYHAFADGINAMFALEKAVRRSGLERSLLELVKVRASQVNGCAYCIDMHTKDARAAGETEQRLYALSAWRETPFFTERERAALAFTESVTLVADTHVPDEVVEEAKRHFDDDELGKLLYAVVVINAWNRLGVTAAEPVGDYQPRA
- a CDS encoding isocitrate lyase/phosphoenolpyruvate mutase family protein, yielding MRDRLRALHMPGEPLVLANAWDVASAKLTEGLGFPAVATSSAAVALSLGYEDGQAMPAQVAFDAVARIAAGVSVPVTADMEAGYGLPPDEFAERLLATGAVGCNYEDTDHGAGGLVDAEVQAARIAAVARHGVIVNARIDVMEPVLDELLRRGRLYLDAGATCVYPIFQAEESVIAALVDGLGAPVNVYLRSAAPPIPRLRELGVARISVGSRMFKASLEGARAYAESLQLGV
- a CDS encoding HNH endonuclease signature motif containing protein; protein product: MATALRLAMVDDPDVLPSQRRADALVDVCRFFLDHQSGRRGGRHRPHLNVVVDYDALLAGKGGSFVGGGLLDGASVQALACDAAIHRVVSDGRSTILDYGTSTRTIPAPLWSALVLRDRHCRFEGCDRPSQWCEAHHVMPWHDGGTTSLDNLVLKCSRHHHLGHQPGWSEKLKPDGTLVITDPRGRTRTTRPPGTLV
- a CDS encoding DUF2330 domain-containing protein translates to MRIAAVALAVFLGWPSAAASACGGLVAPNGTVRLLRTATLAAYADGVEHYVTSFQFAGGGAEFGSIVPLPAVPTKVERGGDWTLQRLDRETQPPADSFVAGTAAGNAGSAMVVYETRIDALDITILKGGAREVGTWAKDNGFQLTPDAPEVLEFYAFRSPVFMAARFDAKAAEERGQQVGDGTPIHLTIPTRNPWVPLRILGLGRGTDEPVDADVYLLTPMRPALLPLGRKGVDVVHDAEATSALLADLRSDKGMEWVPQKMWLTKVAVRTQAETLRFDLAADASGRNRPSHLAAGLPRPKQPATTTTTTTVATTTTTTAVVLTDSVPEAAVDSEVASSSPPWGALLVPALLTAVVAVLALRSRRRRVA